A region from the Pogoniulus pusillus isolate bPogPus1 chromosome 43, bPogPus1.pri, whole genome shotgun sequence genome encodes:
- the MPZ gene encoding myelin protein P0: MSQGAGGSGSLLLLLAGLLSVLGPSPTSSIHVYTQREVHGTVGSHVTLSCSFWSSEWISEDISITWHFQAEGSRDSISIFHYAKGQPYIDDVGSFKERMEWVGNPRRKDGSIVIHNLDYTDNGTFTCDVKNPPDIVGKSSQVTLYVFEKVPTRYGVVLGSVIGGALLLVAVVVALVYLIRYCWLRRQATLQRRLSAMEKGKLQRSAKDASKRSRQAPVLYAMLDHSRGTKAASEKKAKGAPGESRKDKK, from the exons ATGTcgcagggtgctgggggcagcggcagcctcctcctcctcctcgccgGGCTCCTCTCCGTGCTGG GGCCGTCCCCGACGTCGTCCATCCACGTGTACACGCAGCGGGAGGTGCACGGCACGGTGGGCTCCCACGTCACCCTGTCCTGCAGCTTCTGGTCCAGCGAGTGGATCTCCGAGGACATCTCCATCACCTGGCACTTCCAAGCCGAGGGCTCCCGCGACAGCATCTCC ATCTTCCACTACGCCAAGGGCCAGCCGTACATCGATGACGTGGGCAGCTTCAAGGAGCGGATGGAGTGGGTGGGCAACCCCCGCCGCAAGGACGGCTCCATCGTCATCCACAACCTGGACTACACCGACAACGGCACCTTCACCTGCGACGTCAAGAACCCCCCCGACATCGTGGGCAAGTCCTCCCAGGTCACCCTCTacgtcttcgagaaag TGCCCACCCGTTACGGCGTCGTATTGGGCTCCGTCATCGGcggtgccctgctgctggtggccgTGGTGGTGGCCCTGGTCTACCTGATCCGCTACTGCTGGCTGCGGCGCCAGGCGACCCTGCAGCGACGGCTGAG TGCCATGGAGAAGGGGAAGCTGCAGCGATCGGCCAAGGACGCGTCCAAGCGCAGCCGGCAG GCCCCCGTGCTCTATGCCATGCTGGACCACAGCCGCGGCACCAAGGCGGCGAGCGAGAAGAAAGCCAAGGGCGCCCCGGGAGAGTCCCGCAAGGATAAGAAATAG